In Podospora pseudopauciseta strain CBS 411.78 chromosome 2 map unlocalized CBS411.78m_2, whole genome shotgun sequence, the genomic stretch GGTGAGGCGGAGCCGGTGAGGAGAGGCGAGCTGGAGGGTGTGATGCTGATATTTAGCCTGAGGAAAACAGGATCTCTTCAATCCACAGCGATGGGTGACCTGCATGATGAACCGAGTGAAGGTCCAGGTCGCTGCTTTGGCCtctgttgtcgttgttggagCTCTctctcggtggtggttgcttcCATCCGAGCTTCTAGCAGATGCGGGGCAGTGTGGGGGTGGGTCTCATGGTGGGGCTTCGGGTTATTTAATGTGTTTCTCCACGATATCTTATCGATGAGAAGGAACAACCACCTCATGAACATCACCAGGTCGTTCTTTCCGGCCTGGATTATTTTTAAGTGGCGGAATCTTTGTTTTAGGAACCTGCAACATACCAATGGACCAAAACCGGGGAAGAAATGACACCTATCATACGCCATCACATGCGGACAACACATGCGATGTATGTTGCAATGAATTGGCCGGGTGAATGCTCTTCTCCAAATCGACCCCAACTCGCAGTCTGTCGGCCCCTCTTCCAGAATTCTTCCGGATCGACTCGAACCACAACTTGAGAGGAATTGTTGTACGCCTTCAACATGTATCTCATATGCAAGGAACCGCCTGGCACGACACCAAGGCCGGAAAACGTGATTGATGCTCTGCCACTCATCGAACCCATATGTACTTAGACTTCCAACATCTCCAATCAATCTCATTTCATTCAATTTTGGCCTTTCTTTCCTGCCCACCATTGACCCCTGGCCTTGGCTTTGACAGACAGAATGGAGCCGCTCAATGTGCTGATGGTACGGACAATTCCTCACCTGTTAGCTATCGACCACTGCTGACCAAATGAACCAAGGTTGGTACCGGCGAGTACACCACAGGTTTCGTAGGGACCGGTGGCTCAGCATCGGACAAGAAGGTAGGCGTAGTCGGTCTCTCCATGTTTGACCTCAGACGAAGGGGCAAGGTCGGCAAActtgggatggtgggtgtGAATGGGACGAAATACCCAGCAATCAGTGCGTACCTTAGAAATGTCCAACCCACTCAAACATCTAGCTAACACATCCAAGGGGAACACCTCCATAAAAACATCACCCTAGCCTATAACAACCTTGACACCTCATTCGAGTCCTTCCCCTCCGACGACACAAAAGATCCCGATGCCTACAAGACCGCCATCGACGCCCTCAAACCCGGCGATGCCATCACAATCTTCACCCCAGACACCACCCACTACCCCATTGCTCTCTATGCCATCGAGCGAGGAATCCACGTCATGATCACCAAACCTGCAGTCAAACTCCTCGAACACCacatcgccctcctcgccgccgccgaaaaACACGGCGTCTACGTCTATGTCGAACACCACAAACGCTACGACCCCGCCTATGCCGACGCAAAATTCAGAGCCAAAAAGCTCGGTGACTTCAATTACTTTTACAGTTACATGTCCCAGCCCAAATTCCAACTCGAGACGTTCAAGGCCTGGGCAGGGATTGACTCGGATATCTCCTACTACTTGAATAGTCACCATGTGGATATCTGTGATTCCATGGTGTCCCAACTTGGCTACATTCCTGTCAAGGTCTCCGCCTCAGCATCAAAAGGAGTAGCCACCAGTCTCGGCTGTCACGAATCAACCGAGGACACCATCTCCCTACTCGTGCActgggagaagaaggacgacCCTTCGAAGCATGCCACGGGTGTATACACCGCTTCCTGGACAGCGCCCCAAAAAGCAGGAGTTCACTCCAACCAGTACTTCCACTACCTGGCTCGAGATGGCGaaatcaccatcaaccaagCCAAACGCGGGTATGACGTTGCAGAGGATGCAGCGGGTCAGTTGGTTTGGTATAACCCTTTTTACATGAGGTACGCgcctgatgaggatgggaacTTCAACGGGCAGAGTGGGTATGGGTATGTGTCTATGGAAAAGTTCGTTGATGGCTGCCGGTCCGTTAATGCGGGAGAGTTGAAGCCGGCGGATTTGGACAAGAAGGGGCTTCCGACGCTAAGGAACACAATTGCTACGACAGCGATTTTGGAGGCGGGCAGGAGGAGTATcgatgaggggagggaggtgaggattgAGCAGAGGGATGGGAACTGGAGCCTTCTTTGATCGGTTGTGTATTATTTCGCGCAATGGCGCTATGTTGGTTATTCTCCTGAACGTCACGCCTTCCAACCCAAACAAAGGAAACAGAAAGATCACCAGGCCCAGTAACTGCCAGCTACGAATCGGGGCCTGCTAAGCCTGAGACTGAGCGGGAACATTGCGAACCCAAA encodes the following:
- a CDS encoding uncharacterized protein (COG:S; EggNog:ENOG503NWZI) encodes the protein MEPLNVLMVGTGEYTTGFVGTGGSASDKKVGVVGLSMFDLRRRGKVGKLGMVGVNGTKYPAIREHLHKNITLAYNNLDTSFESFPSDDTKDPDAYKTAIDALKPGDAITIFTPDTTHYPIALYAIERGIHVMITKPAVKLLEHHIALLAAAEKHGVYVYVEHHKRYDPAYADAKFRAKKLGDFNYFYSYMSQPKFQLETFKAWAGIDSDISYYLNSHHVDICDSMVSQLGYIPVKVSASASKGVATSLGCHESTEDTISLLVHWEKKDDPSKHATGVYTASWTAPQKAGVHSNQYFHYLARDGEITINQAKRGYDVAEDAAGQLVWYNPFYMRYAPDEDGNFNGQSGYGYVSMEKFVDGCRSVNAGELKPADLDKKGLPTLRNTIATTAILEAGRRSIDEGREVRIEQRDGNWSLL